From one Verrucomicrobiia bacterium genomic stretch:
- a CDS encoding cytochrome c3 family protein: MKKKRGIGGRVGRFRTLDFERLTGKPIAGLAALFVLTLTAFAWSQGISNEDCLSCHSDADLSKTGPSGQKVPLFVDLKKYESSVHGGFGCTDCHSDITEIPHPEKLKPVDCSSCHAETVEKYGRGVHATARAKGNLQSPTCVSCHTPHAIRPASDPASPTARRNIPDLCGKCHGDLKFVAEQTGILSAQPFFNYKESVHGRAREKGDEKAAVCSDCHKSHDLLPPSDPQSTIFKANVPATCGQCHGKVAEEYTASIHGQALKAGLSRSPACTDCHGIHTIKTVIDPASPVAAQALARTTCIQCHESEGLSKEYGLPAKRISTYLDSYHGLASRFGSNVVANCASCHGIHNIYPSSDSRSLIHPANLATTCGSCHPGASENFARGKIHVLSSTHDGDTGAKVVGWVTAIYIVLIVVVIGGMLLHNAADWLRSVWGSWRTTGPHFYLKFTVWQRIQHAGLFVSFFGLAFTGFALTYPEQFSWLFGEDEELRSLLHRIFAVLFLADGALHLGHVLFSKSGRRFIFALMPKKADLAQLVGNLKYYLGRAPLPAPEPAYGYVEKSEYWALVWGGIIMALTGFVLWFQDFFLRFLPKWSTDVATAIHFYEAVLATLAIFVWHFYAVIFKPGVYPMNWAWMTGRAHRPEGEKAASVEAEKQPG, encoded by the coding sequence GTGAAAAAGAAAAGAGGCATAGGCGGACGGGTTGGGCGGTTTCGCACGCTCGATTTTGAACGTTTGACCGGAAAACCGATAGCCGGGCTGGCGGCTCTCTTTGTTCTGACTTTGACCGCATTCGCCTGGAGTCAGGGCATAAGCAACGAGGACTGCCTTTCCTGCCATTCAGACGCCGATTTGAGCAAAACGGGGCCGTCCGGACAGAAAGTCCCGTTGTTTGTTGACCTGAAGAAATACGAAAGCTCCGTGCACGGCGGCTTCGGCTGCACGGACTGCCATTCCGATATCACCGAAATCCCCCACCCGGAAAAGTTGAAACCGGTGGATTGTTCTTCCTGCCATGCCGAAACGGTGGAAAAGTACGGCCGCGGCGTGCACGCCACGGCCCGTGCCAAGGGGAATTTGCAATCCCCCACCTGCGTCTCCTGCCATACGCCGCACGCCATTCGGCCCGCTTCCGATCCCGCCTCCCCGACCGCCCGCCGTAACATTCCGGACTTGTGCGGAAAGTGCCACGGCGATTTGAAATTCGTGGCGGAGCAGACCGGCATCCTCTCCGCCCAGCCGTTTTTCAATTACAAGGAATCGGTGCACGGCCGGGCAAGGGAAAAGGGGGATGAAAAGGCGGCGGTCTGCTCGGACTGCCACAAAAGCCACGATTTGCTCCCCCCCAGCGACCCGCAGTCCACCATTTTCAAGGCGAACGTCCCCGCGACCTGCGGCCAGTGCCACGGCAAAGTTGCCGAGGAATACACCGCCTCTATCCACGGCCAGGCCTTGAAGGCCGGGCTTTCCCGCTCGCCGGCCTGCACGGACTGCCACGGCATCCACACCATCAAAACAGTAATCGACCCGGCCTCGCCGGTTGCCGCGCAGGCCCTGGCACGCACCACCTGCATCCAATGCCACGAAAGCGAGGGGCTTTCCAAAGAGTACGGCCTGCCCGCCAAGCGGATCTCCACCTATCTGGACAGCTACCATGGGCTCGCCTCCCGTTTCGGCTCCAATGTGGTGGCCAACTGCGCCTCCTGCCACGGGATTCACAACATCTATCCCTCCAGCGACTCCCGTTCCCTCATCCATCCGGCCAATCTGGCGACCACCTGCGGCAGCTGCCATCCGGGGGCGTCGGAAAACTTTGCGCGAGGGAAAATCCACGTCCTTTCCTCCACGCACGACGGCGATACGGGCGCCAAGGTGGTCGGCTGGGTGACCGCCATCTATATCGTTTTGATTGTGGTTGTCATCGGCGGAATGCTTTTGCACAACGCGGCGGACTGGCTCCGTTCGGTTTGGGGAAGCTGGCGAACGACCGGCCCGCACTTCTATTTAAAGTTCACCGTTTGGCAGCGCATCCAGCACGCCGGTCTGTTCGTCAGCTTCTTCGGGCTGGCCTTCACCGGCTTTGCCCTCACCTACCCGGAGCAGTTTTCCTGGCTTTTCGGCGAGGATGAGGAGCTGCGCTCCCTTTTGCACCGGATTTTTGCCGTCCTCTTTCTGGCCGACGGCGCCCTGCACCTCGGGCATGTTCTCTTCTCAAAGTCCGGCCGGCGCTTCATTTTCGCCTTGATGCCGAAAAAGGCGGACTTGGCCCAACTGGTCGGAAACCTGAAGTATTATCTGGGCAGAGCCCCTTTGCCCGCCCCGGAACCGGCTTACGGCTACGTCGAAAAATCGGAGTACTGGGCGTTGGTTTGGGGGGGGATTATAATGGCCCTGACCGGTTTCGTTCTCTGGTTCCAGGACTTTTTCCTGCGCTTCCTGCCCAAATGGTCCACGGACGTCGCCACCGCCATCCATTTTTACGAAGCGGTCCTGGCGACGCTGGCCATCTTCGTCTGGCACTTCTACGCGGTCATCTTCAAGCCGGGGGTCTACCCGATGAACTGGGCCTGGATGACCGGCCGGGCGCACCGTCCGGAAGGGGAGAAAGCCGCCTCCGTGGAAGCCGAAAAACAGCCCGGCTGA
- a CDS encoding Rrf2 family transcriptional regulator → MIKILPLSKGCQNALRVAVYFSTRPVGAIIPREEASRKTKIPTLFLAKILQTLTRAGVLRSHLGAERGYSLARPAGEVSLLDVVRAYDGPVDEGVCVLDGSKHCPGDSTCAFHDYWVETRRDVVAKLASISVAEAAEMLSRKRNDNGSKKASLRKDINEEGKTVQKPQTKEEL, encoded by the coding sequence ATGATAAAAATACTGCCTTTAAGCAAAGGATGCCAGAATGCCCTGCGGGTGGCGGTCTATTTCTCCACGCGGCCGGTCGGGGCCATAATCCCCCGCGAAGAGGCCAGCCGGAAGACCAAAATCCCTACTTTGTTTCTGGCCAAAATTCTTCAAACCCTGACCCGCGCCGGCGTTTTACGCTCCCATTTGGGGGCTGAACGGGGGTATTCGCTGGCCCGCCCGGCTGGAGAGGTGAGCTTGCTGGATGTGGTGCGGGCCTATGACGGCCCGGTGGACGAAGGGGTCTGCGTATTGGACGGATCCAAGCATTGCCCGGGGGATTCCACCTGCGCCTTCCACGACTACTGGGTTGAAACCCGCCGGGATGTGGTGGCCAAACTGGCCTCTATTTCCGTGGCGGAGGCGGCGGAAATGCTTTCCCGTAAAAGAAACGACAACGGCAGCAAAAAGGCCTCGTTGCGAAAAGACATAAACGAAGAAGGAAAAACAGTACAAAAACCACAAACCAAGGAGGAGTTATGA
- a CDS encoding multicopper oxidase domain-containing protein, giving the protein MKSINPLAKILLAATLSAFGIFALAGCGGSASGDDTKNMVYGSPESKMSMEPASGPLYEGAALSIAPEVKPVPNATEHHVRIDVNHAEVVVNDTIKFVGWLFGGAYPGPVLHVRQGDKVYFKMTNRSNETVGISPPSPHSIDFHAAMVNPKDKYREVIPGATIEFEWTANYPGVYMYHCGSPAILQHMIYGMVGMTIVEPKDGYPTKVDREYAVFQSELYLAKLKSGMYVTDMATAKKKEPMFVCFNGQPFRHVKEPLKAKAGERVRLYVLNAGPCGTSSFHVVGTLFDRVWMEGHPQNEMRGAATIMLPSSGGAIVEFVVPEKGIYTFVDHEFADVEAGAAGLIDASGDEVAMK; this is encoded by the coding sequence ATGAAGAGCATCAATCCATTGGCGAAAATTCTTCTGGCGGCAACGTTGTCCGCCTTTGGGATTTTCGCGCTGGCCGGCTGCGGCGGAAGTGCCAGTGGCGACGACACCAAAAACATGGTGTACGGCTCGCCGGAATCCAAAATGTCGATGGAGCCGGCCTCCGGGCCGCTGTACGAAGGAGCGGCTTTGTCGATTGCGCCGGAAGTGAAGCCGGTGCCGAACGCCACCGAACATCACGTGCGCATCGACGTAAATCATGCCGAAGTGGTTGTCAACGATACCATCAAATTCGTCGGCTGGCTTTTCGGCGGCGCCTATCCCGGTCCGGTTCTGCATGTTCGGCAAGGGGACAAGGTCTATTTCAAAATGACCAACCGCTCCAACGAGACGGTCGGCATTTCCCCGCCGTCGCCTCATTCCATCGACTTCCATGCGGCGATGGTCAATCCCAAGGACAAATACCGCGAGGTGATTCCGGGCGCCACCATCGAGTTTGAATGGACCGCCAACTATCCCGGCGTCTATATGTACCACTGCGGCTCGCCGGCCATTCTGCAGCATATGATTTACGGAATGGTCGGGATGACCATCGTGGAGCCGAAGGACGGCTACCCCACCAAGGTGGACCGTGAGTATGCTGTCTTCCAGTCCGAACTCTATCTGGCCAAGCTGAAATCCGGGATGTACGTCACCGATATGGCCACCGCCAAGAAAAAAGAGCCGATGTTCGTCTGCTTCAACGGCCAGCCGTTCCGTCACGTCAAGGAGCCCTTGAAGGCCAAGGCGGGCGAGCGCGTCCGTTTGTACGTGTTGAACGCCGGCCCCTGCGGCACCTCCAGCTTCCACGTCGTGGGTACCCTGTTTGACCGGGTTTGGATGGAAGGGCATCCGCAAAATGAAATGCGCGGCGCGGCAACCATCATGCTCCCCTCCTCCGGCGGCGCCATCGTGGAGTTCGTCGTGCCGGAAAAGGGGATCTACACCTTCGTGGACCACGAATTCGCCGATGTGGAAGCCGGGGCGGCCGGTTTGATTGACGCCTCCGGCGACGAAGTGGCGATGAAATAA
- a CDS encoding redoxin family protein has translation MTAMKRCGKGDSSGRQRHRRPFLLFLLVLVVFATTAVAGGAAGAADSLKGDSIDRCGNPKAVSFPLQNRPASFQSEAVVRPGEKQLAKEGKGTVYFFLGSLCPCTDAHKHSIMELMSLAPKKNIKLVAVFPNKGESVELIEHFFKGIGFKLDYIVDSTNRLVKKFGARKTPEVFLVDEKGRVVYSGPIDDSVENLGQIKNAYLKNAVLELAEGRPVTVPRAEGSGCWIVRNR, from the coding sequence ATGACTGCGATGAAAAGATGCGGGAAGGGGGACTCTTCCGGAAGACAACGGCATCGCCGGCCTTTTCTTCTTTTCCTTTTGGTTTTGGTTGTGTTTGCAACAACGGCTGTGGCGGGCGGAGCGGCCGGGGCAGCTGATTCGCTTAAAGGCGACAGCATCGACCGCTGCGGCAATCCCAAAGCCGTCAGTTTCCCGCTTCAGAATCGGCCCGCTTCTTTCCAGTCGGAGGCGGTTGTCCGGCCAGGGGAGAAGCAGCTTGCAAAAGAGGGGAAGGGAACGGTCTACTTCTTTTTGGGTTCCCTCTGCCCCTGCACGGACGCCCACAAGCACTCCATTATGGAACTGATGTCGCTGGCCCCCAAAAAGAATATCAAGCTGGTGGCGGTCTTCCCCAATAAGGGGGAGTCGGTGGAACTGATTGAACACTTCTTCAAGGGAATCGGCTTCAAGCTGGATTACATCGTCGATTCCACCAACCGGCTGGTGAAAAAATTCGGCGCCCGAAAAACGCCGGAGGTTTTTTTGGTGGATGAAAAAGGACGGGTGGTTTATTCCGGCCCGATTGACGATTCGGTGGAAAATTTGGGGCAAATCAAAAACGCCTATTTGAAAAACGCCGTGCTGGAGCTGGCCGAAGGGCGGCCCGTCACCGTTCCGCGCGCGGAGGGAAGCGGATGCTGGATTGTGCGCAACCGGTAG
- a CDS encoding hemerythrin domain-containing protein: MDIIDGLLGEHGVFYALFDWYEKSTRQARTLEDVQKLARPLADALISHAKLEDKLLFPLLESDRFLRRPLQVMEREHRGIEGALLGVESCTRKTEALDQVLAAIESAREHFAKEERILFPRARQVLDEKQLAKLTCRWAEARGVAVL, translated from the coding sequence ATGGATATCATTGACGGCTTGTTGGGAGAACACGGCGTTTTTTACGCGCTGTTTGACTGGTACGAAAAATCGACCCGTCAAGCCCGGACGCTCGAGGACGTGCAGAAGCTGGCCCGGCCGCTGGCCGATGCCCTCATCTCCCACGCCAAACTCGAAGACAAACTCCTTTTTCCCCTGCTGGAATCGGATCGGTTCCTGCGGCGCCCCCTGCAGGTGATGGAGCGGGAGCACAGGGGGATCGAAGGGGCTCTTCTGGGGGTGGAGTCCTGCACGCGGAAAACGGAGGCCTTGGACCAGGTGCTGGCCGCCATCGAATCGGCCCGCGAACATTTTGCCAAGGAGGAGCGCATCCTTTTCCCCCGCGCCCGGCAGGTGTTGGACGAAAAACAGTTGGCCAAGCTCACCTGCCGCTGGGCCGAAGCGCGGGGAGTGGCCGTTCTCTAA